One window of Oscillibacter hominis genomic DNA carries:
- the hemZ gene encoding coproporphyrinogen dehydrogenase HemZ, with the protein MKLQFQGHDYQYAVEQSLLALFPQERPLYDPIAPEDRSWAQVSLIQEGPVWTARTLLRHGEKEAEGVSGETIPEDCGVYEAEREKQKIVKLSFFQAARAVTGVTPPWGALTGIRPGKLAARFLEEGRSEQETDRILRDTYFVSPQRRRMCIETARQGLSAAAALSPRDIALYIGIPFCPTRCAYCSFVSNSVEKSFALVEPYLQSLLSEVRSAGEMAARLGLRVRAFYMGGGTPTTLTAEQMDRLLTEVERSFDLSGCLEITIEAGRPDTISPEKLGVLKAHGTTRVSVNPQTMEDRVLQAIGRRHSAEDILRAMEDVRAARFDHVNMDLIAGLPEDSAEGFCRTLNTVLTLGADNITVHTLSLKKGSRITLENRAIPSPEEVGRMLDYSIDRLRNAGLAPYYLYRQKYMSGSFENTGWCVPGAEGLYNIYIMEELCSILSLGAGGSTKMVDARRGRIERVFNLKYPKEYIERPEKIQANQAAFAAFYGGAGECSAR; encoded by the coding sequence ATGAAGCTACAATTTCAAGGACACGATTACCAATACGCAGTGGAGCAGAGCCTGCTGGCCCTGTTCCCACAAGAGCGCCCCCTCTATGACCCCATTGCGCCGGAGGACCGCAGCTGGGCCCAGGTCAGCCTCATTCAGGAGGGCCCTGTGTGGACGGCCCGCACCCTTCTGCGCCACGGCGAAAAGGAGGCGGAGGGCGTCTCCGGCGAGACCATTCCGGAGGACTGCGGCGTCTATGAGGCGGAGCGGGAGAAGCAGAAGATCGTCAAGCTCAGCTTCTTCCAGGCCGCCCGGGCCGTCACCGGCGTCACGCCGCCCTGGGGCGCCCTGACCGGCATCCGCCCCGGAAAGCTGGCCGCCCGCTTTTTGGAGGAGGGAAGGTCGGAACAGGAAACCGACCGGATTCTGAGGGACACCTATTTCGTCTCCCCCCAGAGGCGGCGGATGTGCATTGAGACCGCCCGGCAGGGGCTCAGCGCCGCGGCCGCCCTCTCTCCCCGGGACATCGCCCTCTATATCGGCATCCCATTTTGCCCCACCCGCTGCGCCTACTGCAGCTTTGTCAGCAACAGCGTGGAAAAATCCTTTGCCCTGGTGGAGCCGTACCTCCAGTCCCTGCTGTCGGAGGTCCGTTCGGCCGGGGAGATGGCGGCGCGGTTAGGGCTGCGGGTCCGGGCCTTTTATATGGGCGGCGGTACGCCGACCACCCTGACGGCGGAGCAGATGGACCGCCTGCTCACGGAGGTGGAGCGCTCCTTCGATCTCTCCGGCTGTCTGGAGATCACCATTGAGGCTGGACGGCCCGACACCATTTCCCCGGAAAAGCTTGGCGTGCTTAAGGCCCACGGCACCACCCGGGTCTCCGTCAATCCCCAGACCATGGAGGACCGGGTGCTGCAGGCCATCGGCCGCCGGCACAGCGCGGAGGACATCCTCCGGGCCATGGAGGACGTCCGGGCGGCCCGGTTTGACCACGTGAACATGGATCTGATCGCAGGGCTTCCCGAGGACAGCGCGGAGGGCTTTTGCCGCACGCTGAACACTGTGCTCACCCTGGGCGCCGACAACATCACCGTCCACACCCTGAGCCTCAAAAAGGGCAGCCGCATCACCCTGGAGAACCGGGCCATCCCCTCGCCGGAGGAGGTGGGGAGGATGCTGGACTACTCCATCGACCGGCTGCGCAACGCGGGGCTGGCCCCCTACTACCTCTACCGCCAGAAATACATGTCCGGCAGTTTTGAGAACACCGGCTGGTGCGTTCCCGGAGCAGAGGGGCTGTACAACATCTATATTATGGAGGAGCTCTGCTCCATCCTTTCCCTTGGGGCCGGCGGTTCCACCAAGATGGTGGACGCCCGCCGGGGCCGCATTGAGCGGGTCTTTAATCTGAAGTACCCCAAGGAGTATATCGAGCGCCCGGAGAAAATCCAGGCCAATCAGGCGGCGTTTGCCGCGTTTTACGGTGGGGCGGGGGAGTGCTCCGCCCGCTGA
- a CDS encoding uridine kinase family protein, which yields MAYSLKEINEAIRSDPAAFVAECDAAYQKKIESAAKKIADHRTESHIILLSGPSGSGKTTTAMKIEEVLDNSGVETHTISMDDYFLSVDPETAPRNREGGIDYESPFCLDIDLLNRHFAMLDRGETIHVPKYEFARQIRSATMTHPLQLGQDELAIFEGIHALNDVITGKNPKAFKLYIAARSNVVDEEGGVVFQHAWLRLVRRIVRDAKFRGSDAAFTIKLWPNVRRGEKLYISPYKENANLMFDSSLPYELSVLKPFVVPMLEELPRGKYDVADDMLRAFDRIEPLDESYVAPRSLVREFIGGSDYAY from the coding sequence ATGGCCTATTCCCTGAAAGAAATCAACGAGGCAATCCGCAGCGACCCGGCGGCCTTTGTGGCTGAATGCGACGCCGCCTATCAGAAGAAAATTGAAAGCGCCGCTAAAAAAATCGCTGATCACCGGACCGAGTCCCACATCATCCTGCTCTCCGGCCCCTCCGGCTCCGGCAAGACCACCACAGCCATGAAGATCGAGGAGGTGCTGGACAACTCCGGCGTGGAGACCCACACCATCTCCATGGACGACTACTTTTTGTCCGTGGACCCGGAGACCGCGCCCCGGAACCGGGAGGGCGGCATCGACTACGAGTCGCCCTTCTGCCTGGACATCGACCTTTTGAACCGCCATTTTGCCATGCTGGACCGGGGCGAAACCATCCATGTGCCCAAGTATGAGTTTGCCCGCCAGATCCGCAGCGCCACCATGACCCACCCGCTTCAGTTAGGCCAGGATGAGCTGGCCATCTTTGAGGGCATCCACGCCCTCAACGACGTGATAACGGGTAAGAACCCCAAAGCCTTCAAGCTCTATATCGCCGCCCGGTCCAACGTGGTGGACGAGGAGGGCGGCGTGGTCTTCCAGCACGCCTGGCTCAGGTTGGTGCGCCGCATCGTCCGGGACGCCAAGTTCCGCGGCAGCGACGCAGCCTTCACCATCAAGCTCTGGCCCAACGTCCGCCGGGGTGAGAAGCTCTATATCTCCCCCTACAAGGAAAATGCCAACCTGATGTTCGATTCCTCGCTTCCCTATGAGCTCTCGGTGCTCAAGCCGTTCGTGGTGCCCATGCTGGAGGAGCTGCCCCGGGGCAAGTACGACGTGGCGGACGACATGCTCCGCGCCTTTGACCGCATCGAGCCTCTGGACGAATCCTATGTTGCCCCCCGCTCCCTGGTCCGGGAGTTCATCGGCGGCAGCGACTACGCATATTAA
- a CDS encoding zinc ribbon domain-containing protein gives MDEKLQELLYKVQMAAVDIGNTAAALATSAVRGAEELVETGRQKARLIDLKAEVNLRLREIGELVYGTHTGEPADSEVLFAKLREIDELKSEIAQISGTAAQGEEGEGVQAEICCPNCGAAAQAGDIYCRGCGARL, from the coding sequence ATGGACGAAAAGTTACAGGAACTGCTGTATAAGGTACAGATGGCCGCCGTGGACATCGGCAACACCGCCGCCGCGCTGGCCACCTCCGCCGTCCGCGGCGCGGAGGAGCTGGTGGAGACCGGCCGGCAGAAGGCCCGCCTCATCGACCTGAAGGCGGAGGTGAACCTCCGGCTCCGGGAGATCGGGGAGTTGGTCTACGGCACCCACACCGGCGAGCCCGCCGATTCGGAGGTCCTCTTCGCCAAGCTGCGGGAGATCGACGAGCTGAAATCGGAGATCGCCCAGATCTCCGGCACCGCCGCCCAGGGGGAAGAGGGGGAAGGCGTACAGGCCGAGATCTGCTGCCCCAACTGCGGCGCCGCCGCACAGGCGGGCGATATCTACTGCCGCGGCTGCGGCGCCCGGCTGTAG
- the mazG gene encoding nucleoside triphosphate pyrophosphohydrolase — translation MIDFEYRKTYGYKDLLDILRILRAPGGCPWDREQTHESLKRNFLEETYEAVDAIDSGDPHALCEELGDVLMQVVLHAQIEQEQGGFTMDDVVDGVCKKLVYRHPHVFGEGVQAEDSEAVLVNWEALKRAEKGQASTADAMDSVAHALPALWRAEKIQSKAAKAGFEWPTDAGAADKLWEEAQELRRAQEESLAPDGPHGAREEAGDLLFAAVNLVRRAGVDPEEALHGACEKFSRRFRAMESQAGRPLDQMSNEDLSALWQRAKEQS, via the coding sequence ATGATAGATTTTGAATATCGGAAAACTTACGGTTACAAGGATTTGCTCGATATTCTGCGGATTCTCCGCGCCCCGGGGGGCTGCCCCTGGGACCGGGAGCAGACCCACGAGTCCCTGAAACGGAACTTTCTGGAGGAAACATACGAGGCTGTGGACGCCATCGACAGCGGCGACCCCCACGCGCTCTGCGAGGAGTTGGGGGATGTGCTGATGCAGGTGGTGCTCCACGCCCAGATTGAGCAGGAGCAGGGCGGCTTCACCATGGACGACGTGGTGGACGGCGTGTGCAAAAAGCTGGTCTACCGGCACCCCCACGTATTCGGTGAGGGTGTACAGGCGGAGGACAGCGAAGCCGTGCTGGTCAACTGGGAGGCCCTGAAGCGGGCTGAGAAGGGACAAGCCTCCACCGCCGATGCCATGGACTCCGTGGCCCACGCGCTACCCGCCCTGTGGCGGGCGGAAAAGATTCAGTCCAAGGCCGCAAAAGCCGGTTTTGAATGGCCCACTGACGCCGGTGCGGCGGACAAGCTGTGGGAGGAGGCGCAGGAGCTGCGCCGCGCCCAGGAGGAGTCTCTGGCCCCCGACGGGCCTCACGGCGCAAGGGAAGAAGCCGGCGATCTGCTGTTTGCCGCGGTCAACCTGGTGCGCAGGGCCGGAGTGGACCCGGAGGAGGCGCTGCACGGCGCCTGCGAAAAGTTTTCCCGGCGGTTCCGGGCGATGGAGTCCCAGGCGGGCCGCCCTCTGGACCAGATGAGCAACGAAGACCTGTCCGCGCTGTGGCAGCGGGCCAAAGAACAGTCTTAA
- a CDS encoding RelA/SpoT family protein: MTVYEQYERLEKTVAAYNPGADFQQIRAAFEFAEKAHTGQKRKSGEPYIIHPLAVAQIVAEELHLDSESIIAALLHDVIEDTAANHEQVSKLFSPTVADLVEGVSKLTRIQYATKEDEQMENLRKMLIAMSKDIRVILIKIADRLHNMRTMEYQTAPKQKQKSLETMEIYAPIAHRLGMQRVKWELEDLSLKYLDPVAYTEIVTTIGAKETEYNAFMQRTQDQIHQRLEELNIPHKVYGRIKHPYSIYRKMFNQNKQLDEIFDLFAFRVIVDSVGDCYNVLGVVHDIYKPILGRFKDYIGTPKPNGYQSLHTTVVGESGIPFEVQIRTQEMHEIAEYGVAAHWKYKQNGQGGGTEGRYEWVRRLLENQEGADAEDYIHSLKIDMFSDEVFVFTPNGDVQNLPAGATPIDFAYAIHSAVGNHMVGAKVNGRIVTFDYPLKNGDIVEVITSKSAKGPSRDWMKIAKSSEARSKIRQWFKKEKRDENIVNGRAAFEAELKHCNIPLKDVLDPENLPGLLKRVSFGSLDELYAAIGYGGFTAQKAVNRMQGELQRISKQHQLDKASTVPVDGKPEVVRPVVPRRAKSEQGIVVEGLSNCLVKFSKCCTPVPGDEIIGFITRGYGVSVHRCDCPNASLERRSAPDQQGRWIKVSWGSDTRESYPTSLEIFSKDRNNLVLDISAALSTTQTRVSSMNCRTTEDNFAVISLEIDVRDGEQLQTVMRKLNQISGVMQVTRPAG; the protein is encoded by the coding sequence ATGACCGTGTATGAACAATATGAACGGCTGGAAAAAACCGTGGCCGCCTATAACCCCGGCGCTGACTTCCAGCAGATACGCGCCGCCTTTGAGTTCGCGGAAAAGGCCCACACCGGGCAGAAGCGCAAAAGCGGCGAGCCCTATATCATCCATCCGCTGGCCGTGGCCCAGATCGTGGCGGAGGAGCTGCACCTGGACTCGGAGTCCATCATTGCCGCGCTGCTCCACGACGTCATTGAGGACACGGCCGCCAACCATGAACAGGTCTCCAAGCTCTTTTCCCCCACTGTGGCCGACCTGGTGGAGGGCGTCAGCAAGCTGACCCGCATCCAGTACGCCACCAAAGAGGATGAGCAGATGGAGAACCTGCGCAAGATGCTCATCGCCATGTCCAAGGACATCCGGGTCATCCTCATCAAGATCGCCGACCGGCTGCACAACATGCGGACCATGGAGTACCAGACCGCGCCCAAGCAGAAGCAAAAGTCCCTTGAGACCATGGAGATCTATGCCCCCATCGCCCACCGGCTGGGCATGCAGCGGGTGAAGTGGGAGCTGGAGGATCTGTCCTTAAAATACCTGGACCCGGTGGCCTACACAGAGATCGTCACCACCATTGGCGCCAAGGAGACCGAGTACAACGCCTTCATGCAGCGCACCCAGGACCAGATCCACCAGCGCCTGGAGGAGCTGAACATCCCCCACAAGGTCTACGGCCGCATCAAACATCCCTACAGCATCTACCGCAAGATGTTCAACCAGAACAAGCAGCTTGACGAGATTTTCGACCTCTTTGCCTTCCGGGTGATTGTGGATTCGGTGGGGGACTGCTACAACGTCCTGGGCGTGGTCCACGACATCTATAAGCCCATTTTGGGCCGGTTCAAGGACTATATCGGCACCCCGAAGCCCAACGGCTACCAGTCCCTCCACACCACCGTGGTGGGGGAGTCCGGCATCCCCTTTGAGGTGCAGATCCGCACCCAGGAGATGCACGAGATCGCCGAGTACGGTGTGGCCGCCCACTGGAAGTACAAGCAGAACGGCCAGGGCGGCGGCACCGAAGGCCGTTATGAGTGGGTGCGGCGGCTGCTGGAGAACCAGGAGGGCGCCGACGCCGAGGACTATATCCACTCTTTGAAAATCGACATGTTTTCCGACGAGGTCTTTGTGTTCACGCCCAACGGGGACGTGCAGAACCTGCCCGCCGGGGCGACGCCCATCGACTTCGCCTACGCCATCCACTCCGCCGTGGGCAACCACATGGTGGGGGCCAAGGTCAACGGCCGCATCGTCACCTTTGACTATCCGCTGAAAAACGGCGACATTGTGGAGGTCATCACCTCCAAGAGCGCCAAGGGCCCCAGCCGGGACTGGATGAAGATTGCCAAAAGCTCCGAGGCCCGCAGCAAAATCCGCCAGTGGTTCAAAAAGGAGAAGCGGGACGAGAACATTGTCAACGGCCGCGCCGCTTTTGAGGCGGAGCTGAAGCACTGCAACATCCCGCTGAAGGACGTGCTGGATCCGGAGAATCTGCCCGGGCTTTTGAAACGGGTCTCCTTCGGCTCCCTGGACGAGCTGTACGCCGCCATCGGCTACGGCGGCTTCACCGCCCAAAAGGCGGTGAACCGGATGCAGGGCGAGCTGCAGCGCATCTCCAAGCAGCACCAGCTGGACAAGGCCTCCACCGTCCCGGTGGACGGCAAGCCCGAGGTGGTGCGCCCGGTGGTGCCCCGCCGCGCCAAGAGCGAGCAGGGCATTGTGGTGGAAGGCCTCTCCAACTGCCTCGTGAAGTTCTCCAAGTGCTGCACCCCTGTCCCCGGCGATGAGATCATCGGCTTCATCACCAGGGGCTACGGCGTGTCCGTGCACCGCTGCGACTGCCCCAACGCCTCGCTGGAGCGGCGCAGCGCTCCGGATCAGCAGGGCCGCTGGATCAAGGTTTCCTGGGGCTCGGACACCCGGGAGAGTTATCCCACCTCTTTGGAAATTTTCTCCAAGGACCGCAACAACCTGGTGTTAGACATCTCCGCGGCCCTGTCCACGACCCAGACCCGGGTCTCCTCCATGAACTGCCGCACCACAGAGGACAATTTTGCCGTCATCAGCCTGGAGATCGACGTCCGGGACGGCGAGCAGCTTCAGACCGTGATGCGCAAGCTGAACCAGATTTCCGGCGTCATGCAGGTGACGCGGCCCGCCGGATAA
- the dtd gene encoding D-aminoacyl-tRNA deacylase, which yields MRAVVTKVQHASVVIDGEVRGKIGQGFLILLGVTHEDTEVQAKKLCDKVCSLRIFDDENGKINKGLEDVDGELLIISQFTLYGNCRHGRRPDFLAAARPETAIPLYETFIRLCRDKGYHVETGEFGAHMEVTSLNDGPFTLVIDTDQLA from the coding sequence ATGCGCGCAGTGGTTACCAAAGTACAGCACGCCTCTGTGGTCATCGACGGAGAGGTGCGGGGCAAAATCGGCCAGGGATTCCTGATCCTCTTGGGCGTCACTCATGAGGACACGGAGGTCCAGGCCAAAAAGCTCTGCGACAAAGTCTGCTCTTTGCGGATTTTTGACGATGAAAACGGAAAGATCAACAAGGGGCTGGAAGATGTGGACGGGGAACTGCTGATCATCTCCCAGTTTACCCTTTACGGCAACTGCCGGCACGGCCGCCGGCCCGACTTCCTGGCCGCTGCCCGGCCGGAGACGGCCATCCCCCTGTACGAAACCTTCATCCGGCTGTGCCGGGACAAGGGCTATCACGTGGAGACCGGCGAGTTCGGCGCCCACATGGAGGTCACCTCCCTCAACGACGGGCCCTTTACCCTTGTCATCGACACCGATCAGCTGGCATAA
- the recJ gene encoding single-stranded-DNA-specific exonuclease RecJ, with protein sequence MKYERWNVAGACDGLAAERLVENGYPYLLSLVLASRGVDTVEQAAAHLERERHLSHSPMLMRDMGKAVERIQRAISAGELIAVYGDYDVDGITSTCLVIDYLKNAGGRCLRYIPRRIEDGYGLSCDAIASLHSQGATLLITVDCGITGVEEAAFARKLGMDVVITDHHECKDVLPDAVAVVDPHRSDCPYPFKSLAGVGVALKLVLALGGENREDALFARYSTLAAIGTVADVMRMEGENRTIVYRGLEALPHTDFVGIHALLKEAGLAGKAVTSIQIGFVLSPRINAAGRMGAADLAAELLMTDDPARAEELARQLCELNRERQAVEQSICTEAIEKIQALPESERSALVLASEDWHQGVVGIVASRLSEKYSCPSFMIHLQDGCGKGSCRSYGGFNLFAALEFCSDLLEGFGGHELAAGFTIREENIPAFRQRMNDYVRHSWGGKLPVSSLEVDAVIAHPGRLSTAEVEALSQLEPYGSGNARPVFALFGAVVDSMQSVGQGKHLKLRLSKGCQKFEAIFFSATAEQCGICAGQRVDAAFHLQLNTFRGVTNLQLQMIDIRPSRYPSRSESESAALVRRLVEDGPISAQEASRMLGSREQFVRLWRSLAQRVGDGDLEAPALPLLRALASDLSGCESFLRASLGLAVFSERGLLSVRQKEEYLLLRLTDRGVKVDLYACPYLDRLSSILTPRN encoded by the coding sequence ATGAAGTACGAGCGCTGGAATGTGGCCGGGGCCTGCGACGGCCTGGCCGCGGAGCGCCTGGTGGAAAACGGATACCCGTATCTGCTGTCGCTGGTGCTGGCCTCCCGGGGCGTGGACACGGTGGAGCAGGCCGCCGCCCATTTGGAGCGGGAGCGCCACCTGAGCCACTCCCCCATGCTGATGCGGGACATGGGCAAAGCCGTGGAGCGGATTCAGCGGGCCATTTCCGCGGGCGAACTCATCGCGGTCTACGGAGACTACGACGTGGACGGCATCACCTCCACCTGCCTGGTCATCGACTATTTGAAAAACGCGGGCGGGCGGTGTCTGCGCTATATCCCCCGGCGCATAGAGGACGGCTACGGCCTCAGCTGCGACGCCATCGCCTCCCTGCACAGCCAGGGGGCCACGCTGCTCATCACCGTGGACTGCGGCATCACCGGCGTGGAGGAGGCGGCCTTTGCCAGGAAGTTAGGCATGGATGTGGTCATCACCGACCACCACGAGTGTAAGGATGTGCTGCCAGACGCCGTGGCCGTGGTGGATCCCCACCGCAGCGACTGCCCCTACCCGTTCAAATCCCTGGCCGGCGTGGGCGTGGCGCTGAAGCTGGTGCTGGCCCTGGGCGGGGAAAACCGGGAGGACGCCCTCTTTGCCCGCTACTCCACCCTGGCCGCCATCGGCACTGTGGCCGATGTGATGCGCATGGAGGGGGAGAACCGCACCATCGTCTACCGGGGGCTGGAGGCGCTGCCCCACACGGATTTTGTGGGCATTCACGCCCTTTTGAAGGAGGCGGGCCTGGCGGGAAAGGCCGTCACCTCCATCCAGATCGGGTTTGTCCTGTCCCCGCGGATCAACGCCGCAGGGCGCATGGGGGCCGCCGACCTGGCTGCCGAGCTGCTGATGACCGACGACCCCGCCCGGGCCGAGGAGCTGGCCCGCCAGCTGTGTGAGCTGAACCGGGAACGCCAGGCGGTCGAGCAGAGCATCTGTACCGAAGCCATCGAGAAAATCCAGGCCCTGCCCGAGAGCGAGCGCAGCGCCCTGGTCCTGGCCAGCGAGGACTGGCATCAGGGTGTGGTGGGCATCGTGGCCTCCCGCCTCAGTGAGAAGTACTCCTGCCCCAGCTTTATGATCCATCTGCAGGACGGGTGCGGGAAAGGCTCCTGCCGCAGCTACGGCGGGTTCAACCTCTTCGCCGCCCTGGAGTTCTGCTCCGACCTGCTGGAGGGCTTCGGAGGCCACGAGCTGGCCGCCGGCTTCACCATCCGGGAGGAGAACATCCCCGCCTTCCGCCAGCGGATGAACGACTATGTGCGTCACTCCTGGGGCGGGAAGCTGCCGGTCTCCTCTTTGGAGGTGGACGCGGTGATCGCCCATCCGGGCCGGCTCAGCACCGCGGAGGTGGAAGCCCTCTCCCAGCTGGAGCCCTACGGCTCCGGCAACGCCCGGCCGGTGTTCGCCCTCTTCGGCGCGGTGGTGGACTCCATGCAGAGCGTGGGCCAGGGCAAACATCTCAAGCTGCGCCTGAGCAAGGGCTGCCAGAAGTTTGAAGCCATCTTTTTCTCCGCCACGGCGGAGCAGTGCGGCATATGCGCCGGGCAGAGGGTGGACGCCGCTTTCCACCTTCAGCTCAACACCTTCCGGGGCGTCACCAACCTCCAGCTTCAGATGATCGACATCCGGCCTTCCCGCTACCCCAGCCGCAGCGAATCGGAATCCGCCGCCCTGGTGCGCCGCCTGGTGGAGGATGGGCCCATTTCCGCCCAGGAAGCCTCACGGATGTTAGGCAGCCGGGAGCAGTTTGTTCGGCTGTGGCGCTCCCTTGCCCAGCGTGTGGGCGATGGGGACCTGGAGGCCCCGGCCCTGCCGCTGCTGCGGGCGCTGGCCTCCGACCTCTCCGGCTGCGAATCCTTCCTGCGGGCCTCCCTGGGCCTGGCGGTCTTCTCCGAGCGGGGCCTTTTGTCCGTCCGGCAGAAAGAGGAATACCTGCTGCTGCGGCTAACCGACCGCGGCGTCAAAGTCGACTTGTATGCCTGTCCCTATCTGGACCGGCTTTCTTCCATACTCACTCCCCGAAACTGA
- a CDS encoding MBL fold metallo-hydrolase → MKLETLQVMPLGTNCYLLCDEESGKCAVVDPGAEPERILRKVAESGCALQCIFLTHGHYDHTGGVAGIQEAYPGIPVYLSSKDRYEDTADPRIKMLYPALSGNLVDWKEGDQVMLGSLTVTVLETPGHSKGSVTLQCGDILLCGDTLFAGSCGRSDLAGGDTCELLSSLRRLGRLEGNYAVLPGHMDPSDLDRERETNPYLRQALRD, encoded by the coding sequence ATGAAACTTGAGACGCTTCAGGTGATGCCCCTGGGCACCAACTGCTATCTCCTTTGCGACGAGGAATCGGGCAAGTGCGCCGTGGTGGATCCCGGCGCCGAGCCGGAGCGCATCCTCCGCAAGGTGGCCGAGAGCGGCTGCGCCCTCCAGTGCATCTTTTTGACCCACGGCCACTACGACCACACCGGCGGCGTGGCCGGCATTCAAGAGGCCTACCCAGGCATCCCGGTATACCTCAGCAGCAAGGACCGCTACGAGGATACAGCCGATCCCCGGATCAAAATGCTCTATCCCGCCCTCTCCGGCAATCTGGTGGACTGGAAGGAGGGCGACCAGGTGATGCTGGGCTCCCTCACCGTCACGGTGCTGGAGACGCCGGGCCACTCCAAGGGATCGGTGACGCTCCAGTGCGGCGACATCCTGCTGTGCGGCGACACGCTGTTCGCCGGCTCCTGCGGCCGCTCCGACCTGGCCGGCGGCGACACCTGTGAGCTTTTATCCTCGCTGCGCCGGCTGGGCCGGCTGGAGGGCAACTATGCTGTGCTCCCCGGCCACATGGACCCTTCGGACTTAGACCGCGAGCGCGAGACCAACCCCTATCTCCGCCAGGCCCTTCGGGACTGA
- a CDS encoding putative polysaccharide biosynthesis protein, translating into MAKKETKQNFLGGAAILAAAVAVVKLIGAIFKIPLTNIIGAEGMTHFNTSYKIYNLLLTISTAGLPLALSRLVSEANALGRENEKRRIFHVALGLFFLLGLSGSLIMFFGTEPLAELMNNSLAFYAIRALSPAVFCVCLMSAMRGYTQGQGNMKPTAVSQILEALCKLVVGLTLAVVLLRQGCGVEVGAAGGIFGVTVGTAASLIFLSLYLLRRRSHTPGADIAPSSGRLLKRLLVIGIPITLGSSGMSLISLIDQSVAMGRLQDALGMSEKAAAALYGQYTFSENLFNLPSSFVYPVTMSLIPAVAAALAQQDHSRVSKLVSSSFRLIATLVIPAGVGLSVLAGPILLMLYPSQHADAVAATYHLQLLGVACIFVCLMVLTNAILQSHGRERIPIFTIIAGGLVKISMNYVLIGNPDINIKGAPISTLCCYVVIAGLNLFFVYRTLEEKPSYWGLFFKPALASVIMGLGARISYLFCNGALSSRMGEYAGNALATLAGVGVGVAVYVILIPLLGILTADDLKNLRGGDKISRILHLK; encoded by the coding sequence ATGGCAAAAAAAGAAACAAAGCAGAATTTCTTAGGCGGCGCGGCCATACTGGCGGCGGCGGTGGCGGTGGTGAAGCTCATCGGCGCCATCTTCAAAATCCCGCTGACCAACATCATCGGCGCGGAGGGCATGACCCACTTCAACACCTCCTACAAAATCTACAACCTGCTGCTGACCATCTCCACCGCGGGGCTGCCGCTGGCCCTCAGCCGCCTGGTGTCCGAGGCCAACGCCCTGGGCCGGGAAAATGAGAAGCGGCGGATCTTCCATGTGGCGCTGGGGCTTTTCTTCCTGCTGGGCCTGTCCGGCTCGCTGATCATGTTTTTCGGCACGGAGCCCCTGGCGGAACTGATGAACAATTCGCTGGCCTTTTACGCCATCCGGGCGCTGAGCCCGGCGGTGTTCTGCGTGTGCCTCATGTCCGCCATGCGGGGCTATACCCAGGGGCAGGGCAACATGAAGCCTACCGCCGTCTCCCAGATCCTGGAGGCCCTGTGCAAGCTGGTGGTGGGATTGACGCTGGCCGTGGTGCTGCTGCGCCAGGGCTGCGGCGTGGAGGTGGGCGCCGCCGGAGGCATCTTCGGCGTCACCGTCGGCACCGCCGCGTCGCTGATCTTTCTTTCCCTCTACCTGCTGCGCCGCCGCAGCCATACGCCGGGCGCGGACATTGCCCCTTCCTCCGGCCGTCTTTTGAAGCGGCTGCTGGTCATCGGCATCCCCATCACCCTGGGCTCCTCCGGCATGAGCCTCATCTCCCTCATTGACCAGAGCGTGGCCATGGGGCGGCTTCAGGATGCCCTGGGCATGAGCGAAAAGGCCGCCGCGGCCCTCTATGGGCAGTATACCTTCAGCGAAAACCTCTTTAACCTGCCCTCTTCCTTTGTCTATCCCGTCACCATGAGCCTGATCCCCGCTGTGGCCGCCGCGCTGGCCCAACAGGACCACAGCCGGGTCAGCAAGCTGGTAAGTTCCTCCTTCCGCCTGATCGCCACCCTGGTGATCCCCGCAGGCGTGGGCCTCTCCGTGCTGGCCGGGCCCATATTGCTGATGCTCTACCCCTCCCAGCACGCGGACGCCGTGGCCGCCACCTATCATCTTCAGCTTTTAGGCGTGGCCTGCATCTTTGTGTGCCTGATGGTGCTGACCAACGCCATTTTGCAGTCCCACGGCCGGGAGAGGATTCCCATCTTCACCATCATCGCCGGCGGGCTGGTGAAAATCTCCATGAACTATGTTCTCATCGGCAACCCAGACATCAACATCAAAGGTGCTCCCATCTCCACGCTGTGCTGCTATGTGGTCATCGCCGGGCTGAACCTCTTTTTCGTCTACCGGACGCTGGAGGAAAAGCCAAGCTACTGGGGCCTTTTCTTCAAGCCCGCCCTGGCCTCGGTCATCATGGGCCTGGGCGCACGGATCAGCTACCTATTCTGCAACGGCGCCCTGAGCAGCCGGATGGGCGAATATGCCGGCAACGCCCTGGCCACCCTGGCTGGTGTGGGCGTGGGCGTGGCGGTCTACGTGATCCTGATCCCGCTGCTGGGAATTCTCACCGCCGACGACCTGAAGAATCTCCGGGGCGGTGACAAGATTTCCAGGATTTTGCATTTAAAATGA